From a single Rutidosis leptorrhynchoides isolate AG116_Rl617_1_P2 chromosome 5, CSIRO_AGI_Rlap_v1, whole genome shotgun sequence genomic region:
- the LOC139850436 gene encoding respiratory burst oxidase homolog protein A-like isoform X3 encodes MLSGGSSPAYTDTSLVNPNEEFVEVTLGFQDDDTIVIRRLEPETVIQVDHEFSTDTPSLFQSPSTTRRSSFDRLRQFSEELKAEAVAKVQQFSMELTRLSYSSRASSPNGLDSALAARAMRRTRAQLDRTRSGTHKAFKGLRFISSFKITGVNRWNEVENNFDKLSKDGFLYRSDFAQCIGMKDSKEFAVEVYDAISRRRTLKVDKISKEELYEYWSQITDQSFDSRLQIFFDMVDKNEDGRITEEEVKEIIMLSASANKLSRLQEQAEEYATLIIEELDPERLGYIELWQLETLLLQKDTYLNYSHALSYTRQGLSQNLHRLRNRSPIKRMSSKFIYYLHVKWRRLWIISLWISIMIGLFLWKYFQYKQRAAFEVMGYCVITAKGAAETLKFNMAIVLLPMCRNTITWLRSTKLSYVIPLDDNINFHKTIAASVGIGIIIHAGNHLACDFPRLINEDENNYVLNMKQFFGKNKPSYVDLVRGVEGVTGFIMVICMAVAFTLATRCFRRSLINLPKPFDRLTGFNAFWYSHHLFVIVYILLLVHGWFLYFVKKWYQKTTWMYIAFPVLLYAGERTLRYFRSRSYTVQILKVAIYSGNVLTLQMSKPPQFRYKSGQYMFVQCPIVSLFEWHPFSITSAPNDDYLAIHIRQLGDWTQELKRVFSEVCEPPMAGESGLLRADETTKASLPRLLIDGPYGAPAQDYRKYDVVLLVGLGIGATPFISILKDLLNNTVKMEELEVSYVSVSVGSSSHGKVSPRKKKNLRTTNAYFYWVTREQSSFDWFKGIMNEVAELDQRGVIKMHNYLTSIYEEGDARSALITMVQALNYAKNGVDIVSGTRVKTHFGRPNWKKVFSKTCTKHAGARIGVFYCGPPVLAKELSNLCHEFNQKGSTKIEFHKEHF; translated from the exons ATGTTATCCGGCGGTTCATCACCGGCGTACACAGACACGTCATTAGTTAATCCTAATGAAGAATTTGTAGAAGTCACTTTAGGTTTTCAAGATGACGACACTATTGTAATACGTAGGCTCGAACCAGAGACAGTAATTCAAGTCGATCACGAATTCAGTACGGATACACCGTCGTTGTTTCAATCACCGTCAACGACACGACGGAGTTCATTTGATCGATTACGTCAGTTTTCAGAGGAGCTGAAAGCTGAAGCTGTTGCGAAAGTGCAGCAGTTTTCTATGGAATTGACACGGTTATCGTACTCGTCACGTGCTTCGTCGCCAAACGGTTTGGATTCAGCGTTGGCGGCACGTGCGATGCGTAGAACACGTGCGCAACTGGATAGAACACGTTCAGGGACTCATAAAGCATTTAAAGGACTTCGATTCATTAGTAGTTTTAAAATTACTGGAGTTAATAGATGGAATGAAGTTGAGAATAATTTCGATAAGCTTTCGAAAGACGGATTTCTATATCGCTCTGATTTCGCACAATGCATAG GTATGAAAGATTCAAAGGAATTTGCAGTTGAAGTGTACGATGCGATTAGCAGAAGAAGAACATTAAAAGTTGATAAGATTAGTAAAGAGGAATTGTATGAATATTGGAGTCAGATTACCGATCAGAGTTTCGATTCTCGTCTTCAGATCTTTTTTGACAT GGTGGACAAAAATGAAGACGGGAGAATAACGGAAGAAGAAGTTAAAGAG ATCATAATGCTAAGTGCGTCAGCAAACAAGCTATCAAGATTGCAAGAACAGGCGGAAGAGTATGCAACTTTAATAATAGAAGAATTGGATCCTGAAAGGCTTGGTTACATTGAG CTATGGCAGCTTGAAACACTTCTGTTGCAAAAGGACACTTACCTAAACTACAGTCATGCTTTAAGCTACACAAGACAAGGATTGAGCCAGAATCTACATAGGTTGAGAAATCGTAGTCCTATAAAGAGAATGAGCTCGAAATTCATTTATTATTTACATGTAAAATGGAGGAGACTTTGGATTATTAGCTTATGGATTTCAATTATGATTGGTTTATTTCTTTGGAAATACTTTCAATACAAACAAAGGGCTGCATTTGAAGTTATGGGCTACTGCGTTATTACAGCTAAAGGGGCAGCCGAAACTTTGAAGTTCAATATGGCTATTGTATTATTGCCTATGTGCAGGAACACCATAACTTGGCTGAGGTCCACGAAGTTGTCTTATGTTATACCTCTTGATGACAATATCAACTTTCACAAG ACCATTGCTGCAAGCGTTGGAATCGGTATAATAATCCATGCGGGAAACCATCTGGCATGCGATTTCCCTAGGCTTATAAATGAAGATGAAAATAACTATGTTCTTAACATGAAGCAATTCTTCGGCAAGAATAAACCTAGTTATGTAGACCTTGTTAGAGGGGTGGAGGGTGTAACCGGATTTATAATGGTGATATGCATGGCAGTTGCGTTCACACTTGCGACTAGATGCTTTCGAAGGAGCCTAATAAATCTACCAAAGCCTTTTGATAGGCTTACGGGCTTTAACGCCTTTTGGTATTCACATCACCTTTTTGTTATCGTGTACATATTGCTGCTAGTCCATGGGTGGTTCCTTTATTTCGTCAAGAAATGGTACCAAAAGACG ACTTGGATGTATATTGCATTTCCGGTTCTGCTATATGCAGGCGAAAGAACTCTTAGATATTTCCGATCAAGGTCCTATACTGTCCAGATACTAAAG GTTGCAATTTATTCTGGTAACGTTCTCACGTTGCAAATGTCCAAACCACCCCAGTTTCGATACAAGAGTGGACAATACATGTTTGTTCAATGCCCAATTGTATCTCTATTTGAATG GCATCCATTTTCAATTACTTCTGCACCAAATGATGATTATCTTGCTATTCACATAAGGCAGCTAGGTGATTGGACACAAGAATTAAAAAGGGTATTTTCAGAGGTCTGTGAACCACCTATGGCTGGTGAAAGTGGGCTGCTCAGAGCCGATGAAACTACCAAAGCAAG CTTGCCGAGGCTGTTGATTGATGGGCCGTATGGTGCACCAGCACAGGACTATCGTAAATATGATGTTGTATTGCTTGTTGGACTTGGCATAGGAGCAACACCTTTTATTAGTATACTTAAGGATTTACTCAACAACACTGTTAAAATGGAAGAGCTAGAAGTAAGTTA CGTTAGCGTTAGCGTTGGCTCATCCTCTCATGGAAAAGTTTCTCCAAGAAAGAAGAAAAATTTGAGGACAACGAATGCTTACTTTTATTGGGTCACTAGAGAACAAAGTTCGTTTGATTGGTTCAAAGGGATCATGAATGAAGTTGCTGAACTTGATCAACGG GGTGTCATAAAAATGCATAATTATCTAACCAGCATTTATGAAGAAGGTGATGCTCGATCAGCTCTCATCACCATGGTACAAGCTCTTAATTATGCCAAAAACGGTGTTGACATTGTCTCTGGCACACGG GTAAAAACACATTTTGGGAGACCAAATTGGAAGAAAGTTTTCTCCAAAACTTGTACGAAACATGCTGGTGCTAGGATAG GTGTGTTCTATTGTGGTCCACCAGTACTAGCCAAAGAATTGAGTAACCTATGTCATGAGTTCAACCAAAAAGGTTCAACCAAAATTGAATTCCACAAGGAGCATTTTTAA
- the LOC139850436 gene encoding respiratory burst oxidase homolog protein A-like isoform X2: MLSGGSSPAYTDTSLVNPNEEFVEVTLGFQDDDTIVIRRLEPETVIQVDHEFSTDTPSLFQSPSTTRRSSFDRLRQFSEELKAEAVAKVQQFSMELTRLSYSSRASSPNGLDSALAARAMRRTRAQLDRTRSGTHKAFKGLRFISSFKITGVNRWNEVENNFDKLSKDGFLYRSDFAQCIGMKDSKEFAVEVYDAISRRRTLKVDKISKEELYEYWSQITDQSFDSRLQIFFDMVDKNEDGRITEEEVKEIIMLSASANKLSRLQEQAEEYATLIIEELDPERLGYIELWQLETLLLQKDTYLNYSHALSYTRQGLSQNLHRLRNRSPIKRMSSKFIYYLHVKWRRLWIISLWISIMIGLFLWKYFQYKQRAAFEVMGYCVITAKGAAETLKFNMAIVLLPMCRNTITWLRSTKLSYVIPLDDNINFHKTIAASVGIGIIIHAGNHLACDFPRLINEDENNYVLNMKQFFGKNKPSYVDLVRGVEGVTGFIMVICMAVAFTLATRCFRRSLINLPKPFDRLTGFNAFWYSHHLFVIVYILLLVHGWFLYFVKKWYQKTTWMYIAFPVLLYAGERTLRYFRSRSYTVQILKVAIYSGNVLTLQMSKPPQFRYKSGQYMFVQCPIVSLFEWHPFSITSAPNDDYLAIHIRQLGDWTQELKRVFSEVCEPPMAGESGLLRADETTKASLPRLLIDGPYGAPAQDYRKYDVVLLVGLGIGATPFISILKDLLNNTVKMEERTDLYSGSVSVSVGSSSHGKVSPRKKKNLRTTNAYFYWVTREQSSFDWFKGIMNEVAELDQRGVIKMHNYLTSIYEEGDARSALITMVQALNYAKNGVDIVSGTRVKTHFGRPNWKKVFSKTCTKHAGARIGVFYCGPPVLAKELSNLCHEFNQKGSTKIEFHKEHF; the protein is encoded by the exons ATGTTATCCGGCGGTTCATCACCGGCGTACACAGACACGTCATTAGTTAATCCTAATGAAGAATTTGTAGAAGTCACTTTAGGTTTTCAAGATGACGACACTATTGTAATACGTAGGCTCGAACCAGAGACAGTAATTCAAGTCGATCACGAATTCAGTACGGATACACCGTCGTTGTTTCAATCACCGTCAACGACACGACGGAGTTCATTTGATCGATTACGTCAGTTTTCAGAGGAGCTGAAAGCTGAAGCTGTTGCGAAAGTGCAGCAGTTTTCTATGGAATTGACACGGTTATCGTACTCGTCACGTGCTTCGTCGCCAAACGGTTTGGATTCAGCGTTGGCGGCACGTGCGATGCGTAGAACACGTGCGCAACTGGATAGAACACGTTCAGGGACTCATAAAGCATTTAAAGGACTTCGATTCATTAGTAGTTTTAAAATTACTGGAGTTAATAGATGGAATGAAGTTGAGAATAATTTCGATAAGCTTTCGAAAGACGGATTTCTATATCGCTCTGATTTCGCACAATGCATAG GTATGAAAGATTCAAAGGAATTTGCAGTTGAAGTGTACGATGCGATTAGCAGAAGAAGAACATTAAAAGTTGATAAGATTAGTAAAGAGGAATTGTATGAATATTGGAGTCAGATTACCGATCAGAGTTTCGATTCTCGTCTTCAGATCTTTTTTGACAT GGTGGACAAAAATGAAGACGGGAGAATAACGGAAGAAGAAGTTAAAGAG ATCATAATGCTAAGTGCGTCAGCAAACAAGCTATCAAGATTGCAAGAACAGGCGGAAGAGTATGCAACTTTAATAATAGAAGAATTGGATCCTGAAAGGCTTGGTTACATTGAG CTATGGCAGCTTGAAACACTTCTGTTGCAAAAGGACACTTACCTAAACTACAGTCATGCTTTAAGCTACACAAGACAAGGATTGAGCCAGAATCTACATAGGTTGAGAAATCGTAGTCCTATAAAGAGAATGAGCTCGAAATTCATTTATTATTTACATGTAAAATGGAGGAGACTTTGGATTATTAGCTTATGGATTTCAATTATGATTGGTTTATTTCTTTGGAAATACTTTCAATACAAACAAAGGGCTGCATTTGAAGTTATGGGCTACTGCGTTATTACAGCTAAAGGGGCAGCCGAAACTTTGAAGTTCAATATGGCTATTGTATTATTGCCTATGTGCAGGAACACCATAACTTGGCTGAGGTCCACGAAGTTGTCTTATGTTATACCTCTTGATGACAATATCAACTTTCACAAG ACCATTGCTGCAAGCGTTGGAATCGGTATAATAATCCATGCGGGAAACCATCTGGCATGCGATTTCCCTAGGCTTATAAATGAAGATGAAAATAACTATGTTCTTAACATGAAGCAATTCTTCGGCAAGAATAAACCTAGTTATGTAGACCTTGTTAGAGGGGTGGAGGGTGTAACCGGATTTATAATGGTGATATGCATGGCAGTTGCGTTCACACTTGCGACTAGATGCTTTCGAAGGAGCCTAATAAATCTACCAAAGCCTTTTGATAGGCTTACGGGCTTTAACGCCTTTTGGTATTCACATCACCTTTTTGTTATCGTGTACATATTGCTGCTAGTCCATGGGTGGTTCCTTTATTTCGTCAAGAAATGGTACCAAAAGACG ACTTGGATGTATATTGCATTTCCGGTTCTGCTATATGCAGGCGAAAGAACTCTTAGATATTTCCGATCAAGGTCCTATACTGTCCAGATACTAAAG GTTGCAATTTATTCTGGTAACGTTCTCACGTTGCAAATGTCCAAACCACCCCAGTTTCGATACAAGAGTGGACAATACATGTTTGTTCAATGCCCAATTGTATCTCTATTTGAATG GCATCCATTTTCAATTACTTCTGCACCAAATGATGATTATCTTGCTATTCACATAAGGCAGCTAGGTGATTGGACACAAGAATTAAAAAGGGTATTTTCAGAGGTCTGTGAACCACCTATGGCTGGTGAAAGTGGGCTGCTCAGAGCCGATGAAACTACCAAAGCAAG CTTGCCGAGGCTGTTGATTGATGGGCCGTATGGTGCACCAGCACAGGACTATCGTAAATATGATGTTGTATTGCTTGTTGGACTTGGCATAGGAGCAACACCTTTTATTAGTATACTTAAGGATTTACTCAACAACACTGTTAAAATGGAAGA ACGTACAGATCTGTATTCTGGTAGCGTTAGCGTTAGCGTTGGCTCATCCTCTCATGGAAAAGTTTCTCCAAGAAAGAAGAAAAATTTGAGGACAACGAATGCTTACTTTTATTGGGTCACTAGAGAACAAAGTTCGTTTGATTGGTTCAAAGGGATCATGAATGAAGTTGCTGAACTTGATCAACGG GGTGTCATAAAAATGCATAATTATCTAACCAGCATTTATGAAGAAGGTGATGCTCGATCAGCTCTCATCACCATGGTACAAGCTCTTAATTATGCCAAAAACGGTGTTGACATTGTCTCTGGCACACGG GTAAAAACACATTTTGGGAGACCAAATTGGAAGAAAGTTTTCTCCAAAACTTGTACGAAACATGCTGGTGCTAGGATAG GTGTGTTCTATTGTGGTCCACCAGTACTAGCCAAAGAATTGAGTAACCTATGTCATGAGTTCAACCAAAAAGGTTCAACCAAAATTGAATTCCACAAGGAGCATTTTTAA
- the LOC139850436 gene encoding respiratory burst oxidase homolog protein A-like isoform X6 → MLSGGSSPAYTDTSLVNPNEEFVEVTLGFQDDDTIVIRRLEPETVIQVDHEFSTDTPSLFQSPSTTRRSSFDRLRQFSEELKAEAVAKVQQFSMELTRLSYSSRASSPNGLDSALAARAMRRTRAQLDRTRSGTHKAFKGLRFISSFKITGVNRWNEVENNFDKLSKDGFLYRSDFAQCIGMKDSKEFAVEVYDAISRRRTLKVDKISKEELYEYWSQITDQSFDSRLQIFFDMVDKNEDGRITEEEVKEIIMLSASANKLSRLQEQAEEYATLIIEELDPERLGYIELWQLETLLLQKDTYLNYSHALSYTRQGLSQNLHRLRNRSPIKRMSSKFIYYLHVKWRRLWIISLWISIMIGLFLWKYFQYKQRAAFEVMGYCVITAKGAAETLKFNMAIVLLPMCRNTITWLRSTKLSYVIPLDDNINFHKTIAASVGIGIIIHAGNHLACDFPRLINEDENNYVLNMKQFFGKNKPSYVDLVRGVEGVTGFIMVICMAVAFTLATRCFRRSLINLPKPFDRLTGFNAFWYSHHLFVIVYILLLVHGWFLYFVKKWYQKTTWMYIAFPVLLYAGERTLRYFRSRSYTVQILKVAIYSGNVLTLQMSKPPQFRYKSGQYMFVQCPIVSLFEWHPFSITSAPNDDYLAIHIRQLGDWTQELKRVFSEVCEPPMAGESGLLRADETTKASLPRLLIDGPYGAPAQDYRKYDVVLLVGLGIGATPFISILKDLLNNTVKMEDVSVSVGSSSHGKVSPRKKKNLRTTNAYFYWVTREQSSFDWFKGIMNEVAELDQRGVIKMHNYLTSIYEEGDARSALITMVQALNYAKNGVDIVSGTRVKTHFGRPNWKKVFSKTCTKHAGARIGVFYCGPPVLAKELSNLCHEFNQKGSTKIEFHKEHF, encoded by the exons ATGTTATCCGGCGGTTCATCACCGGCGTACACAGACACGTCATTAGTTAATCCTAATGAAGAATTTGTAGAAGTCACTTTAGGTTTTCAAGATGACGACACTATTGTAATACGTAGGCTCGAACCAGAGACAGTAATTCAAGTCGATCACGAATTCAGTACGGATACACCGTCGTTGTTTCAATCACCGTCAACGACACGACGGAGTTCATTTGATCGATTACGTCAGTTTTCAGAGGAGCTGAAAGCTGAAGCTGTTGCGAAAGTGCAGCAGTTTTCTATGGAATTGACACGGTTATCGTACTCGTCACGTGCTTCGTCGCCAAACGGTTTGGATTCAGCGTTGGCGGCACGTGCGATGCGTAGAACACGTGCGCAACTGGATAGAACACGTTCAGGGACTCATAAAGCATTTAAAGGACTTCGATTCATTAGTAGTTTTAAAATTACTGGAGTTAATAGATGGAATGAAGTTGAGAATAATTTCGATAAGCTTTCGAAAGACGGATTTCTATATCGCTCTGATTTCGCACAATGCATAG GTATGAAAGATTCAAAGGAATTTGCAGTTGAAGTGTACGATGCGATTAGCAGAAGAAGAACATTAAAAGTTGATAAGATTAGTAAAGAGGAATTGTATGAATATTGGAGTCAGATTACCGATCAGAGTTTCGATTCTCGTCTTCAGATCTTTTTTGACAT GGTGGACAAAAATGAAGACGGGAGAATAACGGAAGAAGAAGTTAAAGAG ATCATAATGCTAAGTGCGTCAGCAAACAAGCTATCAAGATTGCAAGAACAGGCGGAAGAGTATGCAACTTTAATAATAGAAGAATTGGATCCTGAAAGGCTTGGTTACATTGAG CTATGGCAGCTTGAAACACTTCTGTTGCAAAAGGACACTTACCTAAACTACAGTCATGCTTTAAGCTACACAAGACAAGGATTGAGCCAGAATCTACATAGGTTGAGAAATCGTAGTCCTATAAAGAGAATGAGCTCGAAATTCATTTATTATTTACATGTAAAATGGAGGAGACTTTGGATTATTAGCTTATGGATTTCAATTATGATTGGTTTATTTCTTTGGAAATACTTTCAATACAAACAAAGGGCTGCATTTGAAGTTATGGGCTACTGCGTTATTACAGCTAAAGGGGCAGCCGAAACTTTGAAGTTCAATATGGCTATTGTATTATTGCCTATGTGCAGGAACACCATAACTTGGCTGAGGTCCACGAAGTTGTCTTATGTTATACCTCTTGATGACAATATCAACTTTCACAAG ACCATTGCTGCAAGCGTTGGAATCGGTATAATAATCCATGCGGGAAACCATCTGGCATGCGATTTCCCTAGGCTTATAAATGAAGATGAAAATAACTATGTTCTTAACATGAAGCAATTCTTCGGCAAGAATAAACCTAGTTATGTAGACCTTGTTAGAGGGGTGGAGGGTGTAACCGGATTTATAATGGTGATATGCATGGCAGTTGCGTTCACACTTGCGACTAGATGCTTTCGAAGGAGCCTAATAAATCTACCAAAGCCTTTTGATAGGCTTACGGGCTTTAACGCCTTTTGGTATTCACATCACCTTTTTGTTATCGTGTACATATTGCTGCTAGTCCATGGGTGGTTCCTTTATTTCGTCAAGAAATGGTACCAAAAGACG ACTTGGATGTATATTGCATTTCCGGTTCTGCTATATGCAGGCGAAAGAACTCTTAGATATTTCCGATCAAGGTCCTATACTGTCCAGATACTAAAG GTTGCAATTTATTCTGGTAACGTTCTCACGTTGCAAATGTCCAAACCACCCCAGTTTCGATACAAGAGTGGACAATACATGTTTGTTCAATGCCCAATTGTATCTCTATTTGAATG GCATCCATTTTCAATTACTTCTGCACCAAATGATGATTATCTTGCTATTCACATAAGGCAGCTAGGTGATTGGACACAAGAATTAAAAAGGGTATTTTCAGAGGTCTGTGAACCACCTATGGCTGGTGAAAGTGGGCTGCTCAGAGCCGATGAAACTACCAAAGCAAG CTTGCCGAGGCTGTTGATTGATGGGCCGTATGGTGCACCAGCACAGGACTATCGTAAATATGATGTTGTATTGCTTGTTGGACTTGGCATAGGAGCAACACCTTTTATTAGTATACTTAAGGATTTACTCAACAACACTGTTAAAATGGAAGA CGTTAGCGTTAGCGTTGGCTCATCCTCTCATGGAAAAGTTTCTCCAAGAAAGAAGAAAAATTTGAGGACAACGAATGCTTACTTTTATTGGGTCACTAGAGAACAAAGTTCGTTTGATTGGTTCAAAGGGATCATGAATGAAGTTGCTGAACTTGATCAACGG GGTGTCATAAAAATGCATAATTATCTAACCAGCATTTATGAAGAAGGTGATGCTCGATCAGCTCTCATCACCATGGTACAAGCTCTTAATTATGCCAAAAACGGTGTTGACATTGTCTCTGGCACACGG GTAAAAACACATTTTGGGAGACCAAATTGGAAGAAAGTTTTCTCCAAAACTTGTACGAAACATGCTGGTGCTAGGATAG GTGTGTTCTATTGTGGTCCACCAGTACTAGCCAAAGAATTGAGTAACCTATGTCATGAGTTCAACCAAAAAGGTTCAACCAAAATTGAATTCCACAAGGAGCATTTTTAA
- the LOC139850436 gene encoding respiratory burst oxidase homolog protein A-like isoform X4 translates to MLSGGSSPAYTDTSLVNPNEEFVEVTLGFQDDDTIVIRRLEPETVIQVDHEFSTDTPSLFQSPSTTRRSSFDRLRQFSEELKAEAVAKVQQFSMELTRLSYSSRASSPNGLDSALAARAMRRTRAQLDRTRSGTHKAFKGLRFISSFKITGVNRWNEVENNFDKLSKDGFLYRSDFAQCIGMKDSKEFAVEVYDAISRRRTLKVDKISKEELYEYWSQITDQSFDSRLQIFFDMVDKNEDGRITEEEVKEIIMLSASANKLSRLQEQAEEYATLIIEELDPERLGYIELWQLETLLLQKDTYLNYSHALSYTRQGLSQNLHRLRNRSPIKRMSSKFIYYLHVKWRRLWIISLWISIMIGLFLWKYFQYKQRAAFEVMGYCVITAKGAAETLKFNMAIVLLPMCRNTITWLRSTKLSYVIPLDDNINFHKTIAASVGIGIIIHAGNHLACDFPRLINEDENNYVLNMKQFFGKNKPSYVDLVRGVEGVTGFIMVICMAVAFTLATRCFRRSLINLPKPFDRLTGFNAFWYSHHLFVIVYILLLVHGWFLYFVKKWYQKTTWMYIAFPVLLYAGERTLRYFRSRSYTVQILKVAIYSGNVLTLQMSKPPQFRYKSGQYMFVQCPIVSLFEWHPFSITSAPNDDYLAIHIRQLGDWTQELKRVFSEVCEPPMAGESGLLRADETTKASLPRLLIDGPYGAPAQDYRKYDVVLLVGLGIGATPFISILKDLLNNTVKMEEHSGSVSVSVGSSSHGKVSPRKKKNLRTTNAYFYWVTREQSSFDWFKGIMNEVAELDQRGVIKMHNYLTSIYEEGDARSALITMVQALNYAKNGVDIVSGTRVKTHFGRPNWKKVFSKTCTKHAGARIGVFYCGPPVLAKELSNLCHEFNQKGSTKIEFHKEHF, encoded by the exons ATGTTATCCGGCGGTTCATCACCGGCGTACACAGACACGTCATTAGTTAATCCTAATGAAGAATTTGTAGAAGTCACTTTAGGTTTTCAAGATGACGACACTATTGTAATACGTAGGCTCGAACCAGAGACAGTAATTCAAGTCGATCACGAATTCAGTACGGATACACCGTCGTTGTTTCAATCACCGTCAACGACACGACGGAGTTCATTTGATCGATTACGTCAGTTTTCAGAGGAGCTGAAAGCTGAAGCTGTTGCGAAAGTGCAGCAGTTTTCTATGGAATTGACACGGTTATCGTACTCGTCACGTGCTTCGTCGCCAAACGGTTTGGATTCAGCGTTGGCGGCACGTGCGATGCGTAGAACACGTGCGCAACTGGATAGAACACGTTCAGGGACTCATAAAGCATTTAAAGGACTTCGATTCATTAGTAGTTTTAAAATTACTGGAGTTAATAGATGGAATGAAGTTGAGAATAATTTCGATAAGCTTTCGAAAGACGGATTTCTATATCGCTCTGATTTCGCACAATGCATAG GTATGAAAGATTCAAAGGAATTTGCAGTTGAAGTGTACGATGCGATTAGCAGAAGAAGAACATTAAAAGTTGATAAGATTAGTAAAGAGGAATTGTATGAATATTGGAGTCAGATTACCGATCAGAGTTTCGATTCTCGTCTTCAGATCTTTTTTGACAT GGTGGACAAAAATGAAGACGGGAGAATAACGGAAGAAGAAGTTAAAGAG ATCATAATGCTAAGTGCGTCAGCAAACAAGCTATCAAGATTGCAAGAACAGGCGGAAGAGTATGCAACTTTAATAATAGAAGAATTGGATCCTGAAAGGCTTGGTTACATTGAG CTATGGCAGCTTGAAACACTTCTGTTGCAAAAGGACACTTACCTAAACTACAGTCATGCTTTAAGCTACACAAGACAAGGATTGAGCCAGAATCTACATAGGTTGAGAAATCGTAGTCCTATAAAGAGAATGAGCTCGAAATTCATTTATTATTTACATGTAAAATGGAGGAGACTTTGGATTATTAGCTTATGGATTTCAATTATGATTGGTTTATTTCTTTGGAAATACTTTCAATACAAACAAAGGGCTGCATTTGAAGTTATGGGCTACTGCGTTATTACAGCTAAAGGGGCAGCCGAAACTTTGAAGTTCAATATGGCTATTGTATTATTGCCTATGTGCAGGAACACCATAACTTGGCTGAGGTCCACGAAGTTGTCTTATGTTATACCTCTTGATGACAATATCAACTTTCACAAG ACCATTGCTGCAAGCGTTGGAATCGGTATAATAATCCATGCGGGAAACCATCTGGCATGCGATTTCCCTAGGCTTATAAATGAAGATGAAAATAACTATGTTCTTAACATGAAGCAATTCTTCGGCAAGAATAAACCTAGTTATGTAGACCTTGTTAGAGGGGTGGAGGGTGTAACCGGATTTATAATGGTGATATGCATGGCAGTTGCGTTCACACTTGCGACTAGATGCTTTCGAAGGAGCCTAATAAATCTACCAAAGCCTTTTGATAGGCTTACGGGCTTTAACGCCTTTTGGTATTCACATCACCTTTTTGTTATCGTGTACATATTGCTGCTAGTCCATGGGTGGTTCCTTTATTTCGTCAAGAAATGGTACCAAAAGACG ACTTGGATGTATATTGCATTTCCGGTTCTGCTATATGCAGGCGAAAGAACTCTTAGATATTTCCGATCAAGGTCCTATACTGTCCAGATACTAAAG GTTGCAATTTATTCTGGTAACGTTCTCACGTTGCAAATGTCCAAACCACCCCAGTTTCGATACAAGAGTGGACAATACATGTTTGTTCAATGCCCAATTGTATCTCTATTTGAATG GCATCCATTTTCAATTACTTCTGCACCAAATGATGATTATCTTGCTATTCACATAAGGCAGCTAGGTGATTGGACACAAGAATTAAAAAGGGTATTTTCAGAGGTCTGTGAACCACCTATGGCTGGTGAAAGTGGGCTGCTCAGAGCCGATGAAACTACCAAAGCAAG CTTGCCGAGGCTGTTGATTGATGGGCCGTATGGTGCACCAGCACAGGACTATCGTAAATATGATGTTGTATTGCTTGTTGGACTTGGCATAGGAGCAACACCTTTTATTAGTATACTTAAGGATTTACTCAACAACACTGTTAAAATGGAAGAGC ATTCTGGTAGCGTTAGCGTTAGCGTTGGCTCATCCTCTCATGGAAAAGTTTCTCCAAGAAAGAAGAAAAATTTGAGGACAACGAATGCTTACTTTTATTGGGTCACTAGAGAACAAAGTTCGTTTGATTGGTTCAAAGGGATCATGAATGAAGTTGCTGAACTTGATCAACGG GGTGTCATAAAAATGCATAATTATCTAACCAGCATTTATGAAGAAGGTGATGCTCGATCAGCTCTCATCACCATGGTACAAGCTCTTAATTATGCCAAAAACGGTGTTGACATTGTCTCTGGCACACGG GTAAAAACACATTTTGGGAGACCAAATTGGAAGAAAGTTTTCTCCAAAACTTGTACGAAACATGCTGGTGCTAGGATAG GTGTGTTCTATTGTGGTCCACCAGTACTAGCCAAAGAATTGAGTAACCTATGTCATGAGTTCAACCAAAAAGGTTCAACCAAAATTGAATTCCACAAGGAGCATTTTTAA